A single region of the Pyricularia oryzae 70-15 chromosome 4, whole genome shotgun sequence genome encodes:
- a CDS encoding short chain dehydrogenase/reductase family protein, with protein sequence MGDTSLAATAAAALFRVDGIVAVITGGGTGIGLMMTKALLNNGAKKVYILGRRMEVLEKAVEECGAAAKGVVVPVQCDVTSKPSIQGAVDVVTSEVGYVNLVVANSGAFGPPNRYDPTKTISELRQTLFDDVDMNEVTQTFHINVTGAYFTMLGFLELLDAGNKSAVDKGTYGAPLTPGGTAPSIQSQVVFNASVAGYLKSIRSPPSYGGSKAALLQLTKVAATMLATYGIRVNGLAPGLFPSELASVLIGSRNPETESPDLPTFIPARKFGGDEEMGGTILYLASRAGSYCDGLILVVDGGRLAFTNSTY encoded by the exons ATGGGCGACACATCCTTAGCCGCAACAGCTGCAGCGGCCCTCTTCAGGGTCGACGGCATCGTCGCCGTCATAACCGGAGGCGGCACGGGCATCGGGCTCATGATGACCAAGGCGCTGCTCAACAACGGCGCGAAAAAGGTCTACATCCTCGGCCGACGCATGGAGGTGCTCGAAAAGGCCGTCGAAGAGTGCGgggccgccgccaagggcGTGGTCGTGCCGGTGCAGTGCGACGTCACGTCCAAGCCGTCCATCCAGGGCGCGGTGGACGTGGTGACGTCCGAGGTGGGCTACGTCAACCTCGTGGTGGCCAACTCGGGCGCCTTTGGGCCGCCGAACCGCTACGACCCGACCAAGACCATCTCGGAGCTGAGGCAGACGCTGTTTGACGACGTCGACATGAACGAGGTGACGCAGACCTTCCACATCAACGTCACGGGCGCCTATTTCACCATGCTGGGCTTCCTGGAGCTGCTCGACGCCGGCAACAAGTCGGCCGTCGACAAGGGCACGTATGGTGCGCCGCTGACGCCTGGTGGGACGGCGCCGTCGATCCAGAGTCAGGTGGTTTTTAATGCCAGCGTTGCTGGTTATCTCAAGTCCATCAGGTCGCCGCCTTCGTACGGCGGGAGCAAGGCTGCGCTCCTGCAGTTGACCAAGGTTGCCGCGACCATGCTGGCGACGTATGGAATTCGTGTCAATGGACTGGCTCCAGGAT TATTCCCCTCAGAACTGGCATCCGTCCTCATTGGATCAAGGAATCCCGAGACGGAGAGCCCTGACCTTCCTACCTTTATCCCCGCTAGGAAGTTTGGCGGCGACGAGGAAATGGGAGGGACCATACTGTACCTCGCTAGCCGTGCTGGCTCCTACTGCGATGGACTTATCCTGGTGGTGGATGGCGGCCGGT